The segment AAATTCCATAATCAAACAATTTCCCAAGAATCATTCAAGTAACAataaggtgaaaaaaaaagttataaactGACATAATAGAGAGACAGTGAAGGTTGTTGAGAAATGATAATAacttgtgggaaaaaaaatcctaaaaaacaTAAGCCTTTTGACATAATAAGGATTTTTAGAAATGTTTTCTTCTTCAGattaatgtagaaaaaaaaaaaaaatagatgtgtGTACTGAGGTTTAATCATTGTATATACTATACACTAGTTTACGGTTTGAAAGAGACTGAGAATTAATGAATATAATTGAAGGTCCATCAAAGACTAGAAAGCAATACATACCGTTACACTATTGGCTGCTGACTGTTagttgatattttattttctacctTAAACATGGGGTCACAATGACACCACACCAGCAGTTGTGTTCTTGAACCTGATTTTGACCCCGAAATTTGTGGAGTTTAGGGGTTGAATATTGCATGCGTAAAAGAGTAAATTGGTATATTGGGTTAGGTCAGAAAATTTGTAATTGTATCTAGCAGCTGATATCTTAGGTTGAAAAAAATTACTCCACATACACCCAATATATTACACTTTCTCCAATTGTTTTGacaataacatttttttgggagatgaataatttttcaaatttaaaaaaaaatctatttcattttcctatttttaataGGAACCTTAaaataagttagaaaattattgtttgacTTTCTTTGTTAAGTTTTGGCGTGaaacaaaattgtttttttttttttttttttttttctatctcacGCTAAGCTATATAAGGTAAATCAAgagataattttcttttaaccaATAAGTTTTTCTGACACtaccaaatccaagaaaagGCAAAAAACTATATTCATATAAGTTTTTTCACCGAAACCAACGAATCTACATAAATGTAGGTTTCCCcttagaaaaacaaaacaagataaTACATGTTTAAGGTACAAGATTTACACCTAgagtttgttgttgttgttttttttttttttttttcatttagaaacaaacacaaacacataagGAAGAGGGGATGGATAATACTTTGAGtgcttttaataatataattaccTAAGTCCTAATAGACGTGCTCTGTATTATTATTACCtaatcaaattcaaacactTTCATGATTAGGTgcaaaacttttttataataaaagacATTAAAGCTAACAACTCTTTTGCCTTTTCGATTCTTGAACCTGATATTTGTTTCCCAAAGCCAGCAAACGAATCCCTTCCAAAGgcattaatttatcacaatgcaatatctttttttttatcatcaaaaccTCCAACTACATCACATCTTCAATATATGAGAAAGGAAATAATAATTGGTCACAATAATTCAAAAAACACTTGTAGATCTACCAACCATGTTTTATGACCTTAGTGGCTTTCATGTCAACATCAAAGCTACCTTCTTTGCttcatctctaaaaaaaaaaagatttaaaaatcatatactaGAAACAATCATTGCTTAGGTCTCCTCCCTTCCCTTTCAAGTCACCTCTTCTATAACCTAAAGTCCTGGAGTAGgaaaagtgggacagaagatttggactcctaacgagtccaaatcttctgtcccactCTTCCTGCTCCACcctatactccaccaataaaaacttgccacatgttcacctaactaattaattactaccattaattaataataatagtattaataagtcaataattgtagtatttaattagttaggtgaacatgtggcaagtttttattggtggagcaTAGAGTGGAGTAGgaaaagtgggacagaagatttggactcctaACTCACAATGAATATACCATCTCCTTGATCAAAATATAGTTGAATCACAAGCCTCGGTTGTAACCATCCTTTATATGAAAAGGAAAACTGTTGCCCCAGTGTGACAATTACGTTGGACCTTATAGTCCTCTGTCTTACACGTAGCCAAATTTCATCTACCACTCCATTTCTCACCACTAAAAACAGAATCAAATAATTTCTTGTCTCCTCTTCCTCAAGACTCAAGCCCCTCTTTTTTTGATTATAACCTCAGATCAAAATCATATACCTAAAACTCAAAGAACCCATTTTTTGatatccctctctctctctctctctcccccaaaaacaaaattcaaggcCATCAAGAACCATCATGAAGTCTAAAACTCCATTCTCAATCAACCTCAAGCTCATCGTTCTctgctttttctttctcttgctcCTCATCTTAGTAACAAGATCAAGTTTTTCGTCTTCCCAGCAACCAATCTCAGAAACCCATCTCTCAAACTCAACAAGCACCACTCAAGAATCACAATCAACAACTACAACACCATGTCCATCCTTACCCCTATCACAAACTTGCTCCAAAACCCCACCTTCCCTAGCCAATGCTCTCATCCACTATGCAACAACCAACATAACCCCACAACAAACCTTCAAAGAAATCTCAGTTTCAGCAAGAATCCTAGCCAAAAAATCACCATGTAACTTCCTAGTCTTTGGCCTAGGCCATGACAGTCTCATGTGGACCTCACTCAACCATGGTGGCCGCACGGTTTTCCTAGAAGAAGACAAGTCATGGATCGAGCAAATCCTTGAACGTTTGCCCACATTAGAGTCCTACCATGTTGAGTATGACACCAAGGTTCACCAAGCTGACCAACTCATCAAGATTGGAATGGAAGAAGACTGCAAAGTTGTGAGTGATCCAAGGTTCTCAAAATGCCAACTTGCACTCAAAGGCTTTCCAAGTGAAGTGTATGACATAGAATGGGACTTGATCATGGTGGATGCACCTACTGGGTACCATGATAATGCCCCAGGAAGAATGAGTGCTATATACACAGCTGGATTGATGGCTAGGAATAGAGAGGAGGGTGAGACTGATGTGTTTGTGCATGATGTTGATAGAGTTGTGGAGGACAAGTTCTCTAAGGCTTTTCTTTGTGAAGGGTATTTGACAGAACAAGAAGGGAGAATAAGGCACTTCACTATCCCAAGTCACAGGGCTCGCCTTGGTAGACCCTTTTGTCCATAGAGGTTTCATTCTATTTCTatctgtcctttttttttttcgcctGTATTTTTTTTACCACAATTCTTGTTTTGTCATAGATTTATTAGTACTTGAGAGAATTGGAGCTGGGATTttcctttcatatatatatatatatatatatattttttttttttcagttgttacaaattttttattggatgaatTATACTACTGAGAATTACTAAATAAACATAATATGGGGTGACCATCTTTGGTCCTTGTTACTACCAATTTGGGCAGAAAAAGTTTACTATCCAACTAATTGCATTGCTGGGAAATGGGAATTGTGTCTCTTTATTCAATGTAGTAGTTATAACTACTTATAACTACATTTTCTTAGCAATAAATGTAGTAGGTATAAAATTGGGGTTAGTAGATCCACCACAGTTCTATGCACATGAAACTTCAAAAGATGGCAACTGATAGTGGGgttctaattaaattcaaaagttgCCATATGAAAGAAAAACCAGAAGGCATTCCCAATTAAAAATGTTCTACCAATGGATAAAGTATCATTTTTTATGTACATAACCTTATGTTTGGATGAGGAATTGATGAGAACATAGAATCGGAGTAGGAAAAAGTGATCAGAATATAGTCCCCCTGCTTTTCAATAAGAAATACAATGTGTTGTACTATAAAAACAAcagtgtgtttttattttttaaatccaatTGTTACTAAAAAGTGGTGTATGGGGATTTCAAATTCTGGTTCTCCTAAATACGATTAGacaatgcaaattttttttttttttttgggtaagaaaCAAATGCACACACAcaattgagttacaaagttCTTAACAAAATAAGAATGTCttattatgttaaaataaaaaaataaataaaactaatcaGTAGGGCTAAAGAAAAGTGGTTTGtcatattgagaaaaaaataggcACAGATGTCAATAAATCTTAGaccaaattacattttaaaccctGTTCTTCAGAGGTGGttcaaattaaaccctaaaaattagaaattctAACAAACTAAACCTTAAAATTTGGTTAGTTTTGGTAGAGACCCGAATTTATTGTAAGCCTATGTAATTATTGAACTAGCAAACTAGCCTTTGGATTAGTATAGGGTGAACCAATGATTCTCTACTATATAAACTCTATATTGAATTCATTATGATACGAATAAGTCATATAGTAAAAATGTAGCTATAATGggttttataatatatttaccttcaatctttacaatataaattcaaatattttttacattggttcattaatattttctctcccattttgtttttttaaagtttttatgggaatatTATCAtggaaataaagagaaaaagttattaaattctaaaactgAAAGTTTTTagtcttaattaaaaaaaaaaaaaaaaaaaagctacctgtcttaatttaaactcaaataaaTCAAAAGGAAATTAGTATTGACTTTTCAAATGATAAAGGACTAgttagaaaaattataaaattgtgtTATTAAGCTTTTAAAGTGGGACATTTCATAAtagaatatcttttttttttttttgagaaaatttcatTATAGAATATCGGTTagtaatctctctctcaaaaaaaaaaaaaaaaaaaaatcagttagtAATCAAAATAGATAAGAATGGAATAATCATTTGTAaccattatttaattttaagatcctataaaaaaaaacaattattcaTCTGATGATCGCAAATCACGGGTTCCTTTTTAAATCATCAACAGCTTCGCAAATAACATCCCCAACAACAGCATAGAAAAAGGCAAAAACGTGACATGCACAGTTGAACAATTATCAAATCAAATTAACAACCACCATAGTTTGTCGTCCAACCTTGTATGATGGAAATTTTTTACCATTCTATCATcattatggtaaaaaaaaaaaatcacaaaggAGACAAGGATTGAGAAAGATCAAGTTTTCATGGTCCTTTCTTGGGATAAGACCTCAGCCATTCCATTTGTAATGCACCCCATGTTCATGCTGAAACTTTCAAGAAATTTGCCTGAATCAACTTGCACAACTCCTTCGTTTGTCTATCCTGGATTTAGTCATagattatattaaattttacaaattttaccattctattattttgaatgGGCCAAAACCAGTGTTCACAGATGGCTATAAAAAGCCCAATAGCAAAAAGTCTAGAAAAGGAGGAAAGATAAATGGGTCAAAGCAAAATTGAATGGTTTGAACCAAATTCACATCCGTGAGACAAGATAAGATGCACATCAGCACATGTATGGTATAGATAAAGCCATATGCCAAAGCTAGGTCTCTTGTCTAAAAGATACCAAAAGAATTGCATAATAGtgtgttgagggccatttgtggaagcccagcagacaaaaaagcccaataatgagggccacaaagaattgacaagataAATAGCAAAGAACCCATTAGGCctaagcggcaggaataatgaaTCACAAGCCCAACAAATGAATAAATGGTCTTGAAAAGGCAAGCGGActcaaagaagccaggaaagaaagaagtagcatcccatgggcagagtatgaggtagaaaagtgagaaagggccgccgcaggcccaaggcaattgtaaactaagaaagtaaggagTTTATGGCAGACCCATGAACTCCaaagataagaataaggttattgggccggggaagtccaatgaagttagtaaaaagcccatgggagtgtggaattagcaaatggACCGAGGAAACCCAAGAAAAGCAATCGGACCACAGATGTCCAAAGgaaaagcccaaagggacataggagcccatgagtAAAAGCAAAATAGTGCCCACAATAGGCCACTGAGAAAAGAGATAAACGGCTGGCTCAAAAGGAGGTCCAGCAGGATTgagttattacggcaggaataacagttcaACATGGCAGGCAGTAAGGAAAATCAAAAGTGGGCCAAGGAAATGTGAAGCCCATTATCATACAAGGCCCAGCTCCTGAATGGAGCGAAAAACCAAAGGAAAGCCCACATGAAAGGTCAGGAAAACGCAGACGGAGAGTCTCCAGGTCACggcagacgcatgagcagcaggcagactcttggacaaatttgaaaGGGAAGCACGCGCAAGACCCAAGTACCactagcctgtacccagccaatataagACATGGTGGGGCCATaggccagaggtaagaggtaaagggggtgtggtttggtggtggggagggGGGAAAAGACCTATTCACGGCTCTTGTCCAAGcctcttttgggaggtacgtcctgctgggatgatagaccacccaaaagaggcaagtttgagggggaaccgttggtgCATGCtctgagagtagagagagaaagcatttataccGTAGCAGGAAAGAAATGCTACGGCAGGGGGAAAACTGAAACCTGCCTCTGTCTGACAAGGGTGAGTGGCACACACCtctggtggtcggcaagtacgcccagaccagacaGAAGCGGTTAAAGGACAAAATGGTAAAACCATGGTCGcgacaggcactataaaaaggctCTTGCCGTGCCCTGTAATGGGGATCGAAAAACAGAGTATATTTTCTTGAGTAAAAAGGAGAAAACagagcaagaagaaagaaaaaagataagaaaaaaaactaagaaaaacgAGAGTTATTTCAAAGAGGGCATGCATCCATAGATCGTTTTCTccctctcccccttcaaatcttacCTTCTTCCAAAACGCAAACAAGGACTTTTTCTTTTGGGCAACAACCATTTAGGTCggactccctcaaagccattaatccccacggcaggATCCTTTTCCTGAGGGggttatttgcattgagaagaggcgttctcccctctttggctttgctgcGGCAGACTAAgcttaaaacttaatttatgcCCATTTAAATTAACCAGTATTATTTTCTTCGTTCTTCTCTGTGATCAATATCATTATGACTATAATCATGCTTTATTAAGTAGGAAATACATAGctgtttatttaaataagtcaaaatactctgttttagttattattatatctgtttGCAGCAGTTCCGCTTACCGTAATTCGTCTgcaacagttctgcttgccgtaaaCTTGCTCCTGGCAaacaaggcataagtttgtgcacaaaccggcccaagttgagttacaattggaccggccccagctcccttactcagaaacactAGGGCCCATCACCGCAGGAGGCAACCCAATATACCATATCACACAGAAAAGGCCCCTACATAGTGCATATAAACTCAAATATGGGTACACTTCTAATCAACATGGAACT is part of the Quercus robur chromosome 9, dhQueRobu3.1, whole genome shotgun sequence genome and harbors:
- the LOC126699569 gene encoding glucuronoxylan 4-O-methyltransferase 3 codes for the protein MKSKTPFSINLKLIVLCFFFLLLLILVTRSSFSSSQQPISETHLSNSTSTTQESQSTTTTPCPSLPLSQTCSKTPPSLANALIHYATTNITPQQTFKEISVSARILAKKSPCNFLVFGLGHDSLMWTSLNHGGRTVFLEEDKSWIEQILERLPTLESYHVEYDTKVHQADQLIKIGMEEDCKVVSDPRFSKCQLALKGFPSEVYDIEWDLIMVDAPTGYHDNAPGRMSAIYTAGLMARNREEGETDVFVHDVDRVVEDKFSKAFLCEGYLTEQEGRIRHFTIPSHRARLGRPFCP